The nucleotide window GTCACAATgaaaatacactttttaaattggTATCAAAGATGAAATTGCTGCCATGATGTAAAATTGTGCAGATGTTACTGGAATGaatttgtttctgttgaaaGAAACATacatcaacatttacattttgtgaagCCTATTTACATCTTCATGATTTCTGATGAAcatatttggatttttttacaGACAATAAAGCATTCCTGACATCCATGACATCAATAGTATATATTGAAATAGTGACAATAATTATAGTAACAAAGCCTACAGTAATGACTGGTCTTGTGATTGCGCTATGACAACTTTGAAGAGGCATGTGAAGCCCCTCTGGGGTGAGAATGTACACCATTCAGGGACCCAATCTGGATTTGGGGGAATGATTAAGCACAATCAGCTAAGTAATGAGGACAGGTCCCCATCAGTCCTGTGGGAGCCAATCATATCACAGCTGGGAATTTGACATGGTTTTAGTCCTTCCTAAGTgctggtgcagcagcaggtcctGCATTCAGGATGAATAACAGCTACAGTTATCTTTCTGAGCATGTTGTCTGTATAGTGCTTCAACCATTTGATGTCGGACTTGAAGGCACTAGTGCAGGTGTTCTTAACAGGATGTCAAGTGACACTGTCACCTGGGAGGCGGAGACATAGGAGTGGCCAAAAGCTGACCCAGCGGAAGGTGAGCAGAGTCAGGCTTCCAGAGGCTAGAAGTCTCCTCGACTGCACTGCCACTGCCACAGCGGTCAACGCTGTTGCTCTCAGTGTGCAAGTCTAACATGACCCCATTGACCTCCTCCCTGCTGGAATCGGCTGTGCTGATTCGCGTGGATGTGTGGGTGGCGTCTCCACTGACTCCGCCCCCATGCAGGCCCCAGCGCCCGAGGATCCGACGGAAGGTGTGGCGGAACTCTCGGATGCGGTAGGCGTAGATGAACGGGTTGACGACAGAGTTGGCGTGAGAGAGGACGATAGCGAGGTACATGACGGCCCCCGGAGGTCTGGCGCAGTGCGGGCAGAAGAGGGTGAAGCAGTTGATGATGTGCAGCGGCAGCCAGCACACGGCGAACAGCCCCACGATGATGGCCAGGGAGACGGCTGCGTGAACCTCCCGTTGCAGGGTGGAGCGTGACCCTTCCCCCTGCCCCGCCTTCAGCTCCATCAGCCTCAGCTGCCGCCGAGCCGCCATGAAGATCCGCGCGTAGATCCCCAGCATGGCCAGCAGGGGCGCCAGTACGCAGGCGAAGAAGTTGAAGTAGACCATGTACTCCATGGTGACCACCTCCTCGAACAGGCACTGGGTGGTGCCTGGCAGGCAAGAGCTGTTGGTGCTGTCTGTGGACATGGTGCACTTGTTCCAGCCCAGCATGGGTGTCAGACCAATCAGTACCGACAGCGTCCAGCAGACGGCAATGATCCCTTTGGCGCGTTGACCGGTCACCAGGCTGTTGtacctgcaggaaaaaaaaaaacagatggaggaATTCACCTCTCACATTTTTTACGGGTTCATATGACTCGAGAGAGAGGTATATGACGATATTCCGGGTGTTTGAAAAGAACTTAAACTTCCTGATTCCAAACTCAAGGGGATTCCACAGAGCCGAGAATTTCCAAAGAATAAAAGCAATGTGCAAATGTAATCAGAGAGCTTAGAGGAATCACCGGCAGCCTGTGCAGCCCAAGGGAATTGCCTCATTGTTTCAGGACTGTACAGTACCAGCCAGCTGTAGCGGACAGCACTTCCCACCAGCGTGatgaaaatattctgaaatgttCCTCACCCTTCCGCTCATGAGCCTTTGATATTTGACGTAGCTAAGACCATATGTATAAAAACATGTGTAAAGAGGCTTcgatattttcaataaaaatgtatttcacaatgtatGCATGCCCAGATAAAGAACGGAAAATAACCAATGACAATACAATGCTGCAAATCAGTCACAGACATATTCAGTATATTTGAACATAATGGTTAATCTTTTAACTCTATGGATATGTaatcaatgcacacacattgcCAGGTGAACTGAAACGTGTGGAAATTCTGcactaaaatatgaatattgtattgtgtatgcataatattttgtttattgctcCTATCTGGGCTTCAAAATGACAAGATTCTGGTTACGAGCTCAGTTCTCAAAGGACTATGCCACACCAGACAAAGAAAACCAGGATCTGCAAAGCACTGCCCTTATAGGCAGTactgagaaaacagaaagaaacgACAACACAGAAACTCCAAGATTCATCCATTAACAGTCAATTAACTCCATTCTCAAGACAAAAAACACCAGAGCAAAGAGAATAACTGTAGGATTTATTTTCAGCAAGTGCTCTGTTCACTTTGGAAGAAAGGGCAGACAGATTTGGCCAGTCTGTATCACATTCTCTAGAGGTTAAAGTTCAAAGGTCAACCATTGGTAAACAATCTAAAGCCTCCGGGATACATGGCAGACATGCACCAACCCCTGCCTGCATCTGTTACTTGTGGCAATGTGGCCTGATGCCAGTGAGTCCAGGGATTTTTGGATGACTATGTCAGTTCTTGTTTCatgtcacagtgtcacatgTCCTGAACTCAGTTCTCTgtaatattgttgttattactgCTCTGTTAATGGTTTTGCTGCTGTACTTGTACAAATGTTCTGCTTTTGTAATTTACAAATACACTGGATAATGTTGTGTCACATATGCAGTAATAATATcaatcataatgataataataacaacaataaatactAATGGTATtgacacaaaatgaataaaaggtGGTTACAAATTATACTTGTTCTGTGAAATCCAGTCAAATCTATATCCTATCTGATATACAATGGCTCTAGAAAGTCTAGAGTCTCCTTGTTTTTGGCATCTAAAAGCCTGAAATCAAGGCAAGCAAAGTCAGAATTTATAGCTACAATGTGTATATAAAGCTTACAACTCTATATACACATTCTAACCAAAAATAACTAACTGAAAATCAAATGCCTCAGTTCttcaaaaaagtattaaaatgaaaaaccttgAATGTGTTGCAGAAGTCTACAGAGCCTTAAATTAATACttggtggaagcaccttttgctttCATAACTTCAGTGAGTCTGTTTGGATAAGTCTCTACcaattttctcccattcttctttGCTGCAGAGTTAACTTAAATTGTGAGGGGACAACTTATGAACAGTCCTCTTAAGGTCAGCCCAAAGATtttcgatggggttgaggtcaggaccccgactgggccattccaggttattgatcttccttttttcagccattccacTGTCGATTTGGTTGTGTGCTTTGGGTTATTGTagtgctgaaaggtgaaattcttcCTCATTTCCAGCTTTTTTGCAGAGGGTAGCAGGTTTTTCTCTAaatttttttggtatttttgcaCTATTCATTTTCCACCCTATCCTACCAGAGCTCCTGaccctgctgaagagaaacagccccatAGCATTATGCTGCCAACACAGTGCTTGACAGTAGGGACTGTGTTCTTAGGCTGTGTTGGCTTTGTGCCAAACGTATCATTTGGAATTAAGGCCAAAAGGTTCTACCTTATTCTTGTCAGACCACAAGACCCTTTTCCAACAGAAAATCCAGAGCGTCTTTCGGCATAATTCAGAACTCATGAAATTGTTGCAACAAAGTAACACATGGTGGTCAGTCCTTGCTATGAAGTCCTGCAGGGCTTTAAATGTTGGTGTTGGCCTCTTGGTGGCCTTCCTGATGAGTTTCCTCCTTGCATGGTCATCCATCTTGGAAGGATGGCCTGATCTGAGCAAGGTGCTGGTGGTGCCATATTTAATCCATTCCTTGATcatggtttttactgtgttctgtGATATATTGAAGGTATTTGATACCTTTTTATAACCCTCTCCTGTTCTGTACATTCCAACAATTTGATCCCAGAGATGTGCTCTTTGTTGCCCATAGCTGTTTCCTTACACTGCCATGCACCAATAAAACCAGGAAATCCACTGAGATAACCTACAGGTGCAGCTAACTTTATCCTGAACTAATCAGAATTACTTCAATTGGTCACAGATGAAGTCAATGAGCTTTGGGCATGATTTGGATGGTGAATGGTTAGACCTGAGCACAAATACAACTCCCATTACAAAGAGTGTGTGCACTTATGCAaccaaagtgtttttgtttttctattttaaaataatattcagaaatgtgttctttttacTTGGTGTTGAGGGTtaccatgtctaaatgaaagtggaaaaaaatctgatggtgtggattttcatttcatttcatttataatgggttttcatttcaggtctcaaggcaataaaaaccaaaaatttTGAGTGGGTGTTTTgactttctagatccactgtacatgtatgtgtgtgacattcaAAGTGGTTTTCCACATAATAagtaagataaaataaataagatgcATTTAATCATATAGGGTCTCTCAAATTGCTCAGTGGCCTGGGTTTAATCTCAGCCATGTCATGCTAAATTATCAGAGGTGACTGAAGACCAGTGAAAATGCTATAGCTGCCACAACTGATTCTATGGGCCTCTGATTTTGTTGTGCTGAATTGTTTTGCTTAAGAACTACACCTGACTTTTCACCTGAATTTGCAGCTGAATGACACTGAAAGAGATGATCTGCTTTGTCTTTTTAGCCTCTCGGAATTAGTTATAGAAGTTTAGCCATTGTGAAATTTGCAAGTCATGTACTCAGATGTAGTCAGATGCTGCTTTGTATGCCACTAGCCAGTTCCTGTAGGACACCCAGAGTTCCTCCCtaaatattacatcacatttcaaCTTTCAAGCAAAAAATGAACCCAAGTGTTTCctgcaccagcagggggcgatgATGTTTATGCTACCATGAAGGACTCCAACAGGTCGAATGTGGAAGTATATTGCAGGGGAGAGACTAATTCGCTGTCAatacacatatgtgcatatatacatgttGACTTattatgcttttatttgtatttgtattcatgcATCAATACATTCTTGTCAGATGCTATATATTACTCCAGAGAAGGAATTATGTTTAATGATGTTTATGATTATCATTActaatgttaattgttaaatgtaatttttagcTACACCATCCACCCCCCAGTACCTCCCATAAGCCTCCCCTCTATCCGGTCTCACCCCTCCCACCCAGCCACACTCTCCAAAGCTCACCGCAGCGGGAGCTTGATGGCGATGTAGCGGTCGATGGCGATGGCGAGGAGGCTGAAGATGGAGCTCTGTGTGAGCACCAGGACGAAGCAGGCGATGAAGAGGCAGCCGTAGAAGTTTGCGTAGAAGCCCGTGCTGATGGCGATGGCGAAGGGGACCGCCAGCAGCCCCACGGCGATGTCGGCCACCGCCAGCGACACCACGAACAGGTTGGTGATGCTCTGCAGGTTGCTGTTGAGGCACACGGCCCAGCAGACCAGCACGTTCCCCAGCACAGCCAGCACCGCTATCACCAGCTCCAGCACCACGTACGCCACCGACGCCCCCGTCCCCACCGACCCCAACGACGCATTACTCAGCATGGTGAGGGGGGCGCCGCGGTTAAGCTTGGGGGGCCAGCCATGCCCATGTGCACATCACTGTGGGTCTGCCTACGCTCACCCGCAGTCATGTGGAGGGGGCACctcaaagtaaagtaaaaaagagATCCCACTAATTCAATTGCCCCACCCAGCGCGCCTTGCCCTGTGTTCCAGTTTAAGCCTGGGTGCAGAGGGGAAGGAGTCTTTTCTGATAAGGTGCCCCTTCTCCACACATGAACATGGCAGATACACCCTCCCCCGCTAAGTCTCTCCCTTCCTTCCCTCAGAAAGCTGGGCCAAAATCCAGTGACAACAGGAAGCCTTGAG belongs to Megalops cyprinoides isolate fMegCyp1 chromosome 5, fMegCyp1.pri, whole genome shotgun sequence and includes:
- the LOC118778181 gene encoding adenosine receptor A2a-like translates to MLSNASLGSVGTGASVAYVVLELVIAVLAVLGNVLVCWAVCLNSNLQSITNLFVVSLAVADIAVGLLAVPFAIAISTGFYANFYGCLFIACFVLVLTQSSIFSLLAIAIDRYIAIKLPLRYNSLVTGQRAKGIIAVCWTLSVLIGLTPMLGWNKCTMSTDSTNSSCLPGTTQCLFEEVVTMEYMVYFNFFACVLAPLLAMLGIYARIFMAARRQLRLMELKAGQGEGSRSTLQREVHAAVSLAIIVGLFAVCWLPLHIINCFTLFCPHCARPPGAVMYLAIVLSHANSVVNPFIYAYRIREFRHTFRRILGRWGLHGGGVSGDATHTSTRISTADSSREEVNGVMLDLHTESNSVDRCGSGSAVEETSSLWKPDSAHLPLGQLLATPMSPPPR